In Cupriavidus basilensis, the following proteins share a genomic window:
- a CDS encoding patatin-like phospholipase family protein produces MLLALAALALGPQHARAADHPAQPARQSTAGVATDVATEVAEQAAPPAVPGKRARVCLVLSGGGARGYAHIGVIRALEKMHVPIDCIAATSMGAVVGGLYASGLSAGELEAKLSHINLSDIAFDRNERAELPQAQREDDLQYPIGISAGYGDGKIKFPTGLVQGNRLLALLQNLTPHLPADDAFDKLPTPFRTIATDLGTGVPVVLDHGSLPRAIRASVAVPGLFAPIKVNGRVLVDGGLVSNLPVQLARDMGADVIIAVNIASPLDDPESLDSPAAVTQQMVTILTNQNVATQKALLKPGDVLIEPQLGDLSFTDFSRANDGIQGGWNAVLAAEPKLASLTLPEDAWQTYLAARKGSQAVAGPVRIDAIQIRSQGRIPASFVRKYLGVNEGDTYDAVTLNREMAQLSTSGDFETVAQELVTEDGRNVLKVEAQQKSWGPQFLLFGFGVSNTFNGQGGFNLQLGHRYPWITPGGLEWRNDIVLGSTQAKWRTELRQPVFDRLGFYLAPYAEYGRKRVDLYADTAPNRNTDPLTAYRIETAVAGLDLGVPLGRLGEFRAGVNYQQVNYSALYNLPINTGRLFPHARVRQPTIRAQLTIDQLDDPLFPRTGYYLLATNELAFGGTDNRFNDAHAKALWATSYGRHTLNLAAEAAATYGDHRSDNSVSGGLGFTLGGFQHLSAYAQDQFSGNYLLYGRLTYLNDLREFILPGLRTTVVGASLEAGDVWLRRKNFGNGPFKTSASLFIGGNSAIGPLYFGFAAAPQGVWNLYLQLGRVF; encoded by the coding sequence ATGCTGCTTGCATTGGCGGCGCTAGCCTTGGGGCCGCAGCATGCCAGGGCCGCGGATCACCCTGCGCAGCCGGCCAGGCAATCCACCGCCGGCGTCGCCACCGACGTCGCCACCGAAGTTGCCGAGCAAGCCGCCCCCCCCGCCGTGCCGGGCAAGCGAGCACGCGTGTGCCTGGTGCTGTCCGGGGGCGGTGCGCGCGGCTACGCGCATATCGGCGTGATCCGGGCGCTGGAGAAGATGCACGTGCCGATCGACTGCATCGCGGCCACCAGCATGGGCGCCGTGGTGGGTGGCTTGTACGCCAGCGGCTTGTCGGCGGGCGAGCTGGAGGCCAAGCTGTCGCACATCAACCTGAGCGATATCGCCTTTGACCGCAACGAGCGTGCCGAACTGCCGCAGGCGCAGCGCGAGGACGACCTCCAGTATCCGATCGGCATCTCGGCCGGCTACGGTGACGGCAAGATCAAGTTCCCCACCGGCCTGGTCCAAGGCAACCGCCTGCTGGCGCTGCTGCAGAACCTGACCCCGCATCTGCCGGCCGACGACGCCTTCGACAAGCTGCCGACGCCGTTTCGCACCATTGCCACTGACCTGGGCACCGGCGTGCCTGTCGTGCTGGACCACGGCTCGCTGCCGCGTGCCATTCGCGCCAGCGTGGCCGTGCCGGGATTGTTCGCGCCGATCAAGGTGAACGGGCGCGTGCTGGTCGATGGCGGGCTGGTCAGCAACCTGCCGGTGCAGCTCGCGCGCGACATGGGCGCCGACGTGATCATCGCGGTCAATATCGCCTCGCCGCTGGATGACCCCGAGAGCCTGGACTCGCCGGCGGCGGTGACGCAGCAGATGGTCACCATCCTGACCAACCAGAACGTGGCCACGCAAAAGGCGCTGCTCAAGCCGGGCGACGTGCTGATCGAGCCCCAGCTGGGTGACTTGTCGTTCACCGATTTCTCGCGCGCCAACGACGGCATCCAGGGCGGCTGGAATGCGGTGCTGGCGGCCGAGCCCAAGCTCGCGTCGCTGACGCTGCCGGAGGACGCCTGGCAGACCTACCTGGCGGCGCGCAAGGGCAGCCAGGCGGTGGCGGGCCCGGTGCGCATCGATGCCATCCAGATCCGGTCGCAAGGCCGCATTCCGGCCAGCTTCGTGCGCAAGTACCTGGGCGTCAACGAAGGCGACACCTACGACGCGGTCACGCTTAACCGCGAGATGGCGCAGCTCTCCACGTCGGGCGATTTCGAGACCGTGGCGCAGGAACTGGTCACCGAAGACGGCCGTAATGTGCTGAAGGTCGAGGCGCAGCAAAAGTCCTGGGGCCCGCAGTTCCTGCTGTTCGGCTTCGGCGTGTCCAATACCTTCAACGGCCAGGGCGGGTTCAACCTGCAACTGGGGCATCGCTATCCGTGGATCACGCCCGGCGGGCTGGAATGGCGCAATGACATCGTGCTGGGCAGTACCCAGGCCAAGTGGCGCACCGAGCTGCGCCAGCCGGTGTTCGACCGGCTGGGCTTCTATCTTGCCCCGTACGCGGAATACGGGCGCAAGCGCGTCGATCTGTACGCCGACACCGCGCCCAACCGCAATACCGATCCGCTGACCGCCTACCGGATCGAGACCGCCGTCGCCGGCCTGGACCTGGGTGTGCCACTGGGCCGCCTTGGCGAGTTCCGGGCGGGTGTGAACTACCAGCAGGTCAACTACTCGGCCCTCTATAACCTGCCGATCAACACCGGCCGGCTGTTCCCGCACGCCCGCGTACGCCAGCCGACCATACGCGCCCAGCTCACCATCGACCAGCTCGACGATCCGCTATTCCCGCGCACCGGCTACTACCTGCTGGCAACCAATGAGCTGGCCTTCGGCGGCACCGACAACCGCTTCAACGATGCCCATGCCAAGGCGCTCTGGGCCACCAGCTACGGCCGCCACACCTTGAACCTGGCGGCGGAGGCGGCAGCCACCTATGGCGATCACCGCAGCGACAACAGCGTCAGCGGTGGCCTGGGCTTTACGCTGGGCGGTTTCCAGCATCTTTCGGCCTACGCACAGGACCAGTTCTCCGGCAACTACCTGCTGTATGGCCGCCTGACCTACCTGAATGACCTGCGCGAGTTCATCCTGCCGGGGCTGCGCACCACCGTGGTGGGCGCCAGCCTGGAGGCGGGCGACGTCTGGCTGCGGCGCAAGAATTTCGGCAATGGCCCGTTCAAGACCAGCGCCAGCCTGTTTATCGGCGGCAATAGCGCGATCGGTCCGCTGTACTTCGGCTTTGCCGCGGCGCCGCAGGGGGTATGGAACCTGTACCTGCAGCTGGGCCGCGTGTTCTAG
- a CDS encoding Bug family tripartite tricarboxylate transporter substrate binding protein, whose translation MTLNSHKRRQVLRLAGNAVLLAAGGGALAPVQAEEFPSHPVRLVSPYGPGGSNDISARLLSEGLSRKYKQQFVVENKPGAGTRVANEQVARATPDGYTLLWAAAPFAINAAAGLSQHYDIRKDFVAVGPRVLGPIFLIVNADSPVRTVADFVRMARDKKDGVTFASPGIGSGPHLTAELFAAQAKFKGLNVHYRGDSTAYTELLAGRVDATLTAITTALPFIKAGKLRVIAVSAEQRTPVYPDAPTFGEQGYPGVVGYGWFGLIAPAGTPPAIVQQLNRDANAVLADAQTRSKLIGLGLQPEAGDSASFARFIDAEVARWGPLIRSAGIKLE comes from the coding sequence ATGACACTGAACTCGCACAAGCGCAGGCAAGTGCTGCGCCTGGCCGGCAATGCCGTGCTGTTGGCCGCGGGCGGCGGTGCGCTGGCGCCGGTGCAGGCCGAGGAATTTCCGTCGCATCCGGTGCGCCTGGTATCGCCCTACGGCCCGGGCGGCTCCAACGACATCTCGGCGCGCTTGCTCAGCGAGGGGCTCAGCCGCAAGTACAAGCAACAGTTCGTGGTGGAGAACAAGCCCGGCGCTGGCACGCGCGTGGCCAACGAGCAGGTCGCGCGTGCCACGCCGGACGGCTACACCCTGTTGTGGGCGGCGGCGCCGTTTGCCATCAACGCGGCGGCAGGGCTATCCCAGCATTACGACATCCGCAAGGACTTCGTGGCAGTGGGGCCGCGCGTGCTCGGGCCGATATTCCTGATCGTCAACGCAGATTCGCCGGTACGCACGGTGGCGGATTTCGTGCGCATGGCGCGTGATAAGAAGGACGGCGTGACCTTCGCCTCGCCGGGCATCGGCTCGGGGCCGCACCTGACCGCCGAGCTCTTCGCCGCCCAGGCGAAATTCAAGGGCCTCAACGTGCATTACCGCGGCGACTCCACGGCCTACACCGAGTTGCTTGCGGGGCGGGTCGACGCTACGTTGACCGCCATCACTACCGCGCTGCCATTCATCAAGGCCGGCAAGCTGCGCGTGATCGCGGTGTCCGCCGAGCAGCGCACGCCGGTGTATCCGGACGCGCCCACGTTCGGCGAGCAAGGCTATCCCGGGGTGGTGGGTTACGGCTGGTTCGGGCTGATCGCGCCGGCGGGCACGCCGCCGGCCATCGTGCAGCAGCTCAACCGGGACGCCAACGCGGTGCTGGCCGATGCGCAGACGCGCAGCAAGCTGATCGGCCTCGGGCTGCAGCCGGAGGCGGGCGACAGCGCATCGTTCGCGCGCTTCATCGATGCCGAGGTGGCCAGGTGGGGGCCACTGATCAGGTCGGCGGGGATCAAGCTGGAATAG
- a CDS encoding DUF1254 domain-containing protein, translated as MEATMHQTVSAAPALDAIRYTLPLYEMARMRAATCPRRNSAGVFAAQQPDVPVRWINHFIHTRQLLGPQHRQVVTPNNDTLYSNAWMDLSQGPLLLDVPDSVGRYYVLGLLDFYTNPFGYIGTRTTGNGRGRFLLHGPRWQGDVPAGATAIACPTDAVWLLGRVLVDGEADLPAVHALQDQFRLSTLAGASAARAFDVGMQPGEHLGDPRRYAEVVNQALRENPPPPAEAGLVAGFAPFGIGADCDAAALGDDALARLGDAIQAVLAELATPLPSDLGGGWTLPVEIRESFGTRFAERALVARNYIGALGVQEAMYVMADRDSEGAPLDGRVGYELVFPAGALPQVGAFWSLTMYGKADCMLVDNALGRYSLGDRSPSLRHAPDGSLRLRLSATPPADPAHEGNWLPAPAGPFYVTLRLYVPQPAHLDKTFVYPPIRPLAGAAASSKERS; from the coding sequence ATGGAGGCCACCATGCACCAGACCGTATCCGCCGCGCCCGCTCTCGACGCCATCCGTTACACGCTGCCCCTTTACGAAATGGCGCGCATGCGCGCCGCCACCTGCCCGCGCCGCAATAGCGCCGGCGTGTTCGCCGCGCAGCAGCCCGATGTCCCGGTGCGCTGGATCAATCATTTCATTCACACGCGCCAGTTGCTTGGCCCGCAGCATCGCCAGGTGGTCACGCCCAATAACGACACGCTCTACAGCAACGCCTGGATGGACCTGTCGCAAGGGCCGCTGCTGCTGGACGTGCCCGATAGCGTGGGCCGCTACTACGTGCTCGGCCTGCTCGATTTCTATACCAATCCCTTTGGCTATATCGGCACCCGCACCACGGGCAACGGGCGCGGCCGCTTCTTGCTGCATGGCCCGCGCTGGCAGGGCGACGTGCCGGCTGGCGCCACCGCCATCGCCTGCCCCACGGATGCGGTGTGGCTGCTCGGCCGCGTGCTGGTGGATGGCGAAGCCGACCTGCCGGCCGTGCACGCGCTGCAGGACCAGTTCCGCCTGAGCACGCTGGCCGGGGCGAGCGCCGCGCGGGCCTTCGATGTGGGCATGCAGCCTGGCGAGCATCTGGGCGATCCGCGCCGCTATGCCGAGGTGGTCAACCAGGCGCTGCGCGAGAACCCGCCGCCGCCGGCTGAGGCAGGGCTGGTGGCGGGCTTCGCGCCTTTTGGCATTGGCGCGGATTGCGACGCGGCCGCGCTTGGCGACGATGCGCTTGCCCGCCTGGGCGACGCCATCCAGGCGGTGCTTGCCGAACTGGCGACGCCGCTGCCGTCCGACCTCGGCGGCGGCTGGACCCTGCCGGTGGAAATCCGCGAATCGTTCGGCACGCGTTTCGCCGAGCGCGCGCTGGTGGCGCGCAACTATATCGGCGCGCTCGGCGTGCAAGAGGCGATGTACGTGATGGCCGACCGCGACAGCGAGGGCGCGCCGCTCGATGGCCGCGTCGGCTACGAACTGGTCTTCCCGGCCGGTGCGCTGCCGCAGGTGGGCGCGTTCTGGTCGCTCACCATGTATGGCAAGGCCGACTGCATGCTGGTCGACAACGCGCTGGGGCGCTACTCGCTGGGCGACCGCTCGCCGAGCTTGCGCCATGCGCCGGACGGCAGCCTGCGGCTGCGCCTGTCGGCCACGCCGCCGGCCGACCCGGCGCACGAAGGCAACTGGCTGCCCGCGCCCGCAGGCCCGTTCTACGTAACGCTGCGGCTCTACGTGCCCCAGCCCGCGCATCTCGACAAGACCTTTGTCTATCCGCCGATCCGCCCGCTGGCGGGTGCAGCCGCTTCGTCCAAGGAGCGGTCATGA
- a CDS encoding DUF1254 domain-containing protein, with amino-acid sequence MNPPAAPAGAPTLAAATYASPQQALVAGAALPLVIYGYALIETLRTCRLQTSVCAATGYGRAPMNTLSASERQWTHEDRDIVTPANDLLYFCGWVNLADGPVTLRIPPLPDPGRYYVIELLDVHTNNFENLGPRNVAAEGGEIELVGPGQKAGGAHAVSCPSSLVWLLGRVLVQGPDDLAVARAFEQGFALTRTPGAARPRCVDQWQDSGRPALDFFHNLFNALREFPPAAEELGILTLLRKAGIRLEDDIDFAALRPAIVAGLESAYAQGMAVIEAHTRSQGRKCWGYSLKLGMYGDDWLQRACTAMKGLGALRADEAIYAMADFDADGAPLDGRRRYELRFAPGMLPPAQAFWSVSLYGEDRYFSANEIGRYAVGDRTPGLRMEADGSLVIPISHARAQQQENWLPAPAGAFYLILRLYHPAPSFLQGQYTIPAVRRVD; translated from the coding sequence ATGAACCCTCCCGCCGCCCCCGCCGGCGCCCCCACGCTTGCCGCCGCCACGTACGCCAGCCCCCAGCAGGCGCTGGTCGCCGGCGCAGCGCTGCCGCTGGTGATCTACGGCTATGCGCTCATCGAGACGCTGCGCACCTGCCGCCTGCAGACCTCGGTTTGCGCCGCCACCGGCTATGGCCGCGCGCCGATGAACACGTTGTCCGCCAGCGAGCGCCAGTGGACGCATGAGGACCGCGACATCGTCACCCCGGCCAACGACCTGCTGTACTTCTGCGGCTGGGTCAACCTGGCCGATGGCCCGGTGACGCTGCGCATTCCGCCGCTGCCCGACCCGGGCCGCTACTACGTGATCGAGCTGCTCGACGTGCACACCAACAACTTCGAGAACCTGGGGCCACGCAATGTCGCTGCCGAAGGCGGCGAGATCGAGCTGGTCGGCCCGGGCCAGAAGGCCGGCGGCGCGCACGCGGTATCGTGCCCGAGCTCGCTGGTCTGGCTGCTCGGCCGCGTGCTGGTGCAGGGGCCGGATGACCTGGCGGTGGCGCGCGCCTTTGAGCAGGGCTTCGCGCTGACCCGCACGCCGGGCGCGGCGCGTCCGCGCTGCGTGGACCAGTGGCAAGACAGCGGCCGGCCGGCGCTGGACTTCTTCCACAACCTCTTCAACGCGCTGCGCGAGTTCCCGCCAGCGGCGGAGGAACTGGGCATCCTGACGCTGTTGCGCAAGGCCGGCATCCGGCTGGAAGACGATATCGATTTCGCGGCGCTGCGCCCGGCCATCGTGGCCGGGCTGGAAAGCGCCTACGCGCAAGGCATGGCGGTGATCGAGGCCCATACCCGCAGCCAGGGCCGCAAGTGCTGGGGCTACAGCCTGAAGCTGGGCATGTACGGCGACGACTGGCTGCAGCGCGCCTGCACCGCGATGAAGGGCCTGGGCGCGCTGCGCGCGGACGAGGCGATTTATGCCATGGCCGATTTCGATGCGGACGGCGCGCCGCTCGATGGCCGTCGCCGTTACGAGCTGCGCTTCGCGCCCGGCATGCTGCCGCCCGCGCAAGCGTTCTGGTCGGTGTCGCTGTACGGCGAGGATCGTTACTTCAGCGCCAACGAGATCGGCCGCTACGCCGTGGGCGACCGCACGCCGGGCTTGCGCATGGAGGCCGATGGCAGCCTGGTGATTCCCATCTCGCACGCGCGAGCGCAGCAGCAGGAGAACTGGCTGCCTGCGCCCGCTGGCGCGTTCTACCTGATCCTGCGGCTCTACCATCCCGCGCCGTCTTTCCTGCAAGGCCAGTACACCATCCCGGCCGTGCGCCGCGTCGATTGA
- a CDS encoding tripartite tricarboxylate transporter substrate binding protein has translation MHLQAARTARVPAAGALAAVVMTVLTLLAATPAHAAPPQATKYPDKPIRLVVPFPPGGGTDVIGRLVAARLSTALGGTVLVENVAGATGTIGSAQVARAAPDGYTLLLGISATHAIAPAIFPRLPYDPVRDFVPVGRLAYGGNVLVAGPAFTGKDLPALIAAARRPGADLTYGSWGPGSGGHLAGESLNVSSGIHLRHIPYKGVSPMLTDVMGGTLPVAMSDLAGTLPLIRSGKVRALAVTGSERSVALPDVPTFAESGVPFRIDSWYALFAPARTPAPILDRLERAVDAIMAEPAMQAQAATLGMRFTPQPRAVFAAQMQDDVRAWAALVKSSGAALE, from the coding sequence ATGCATTTGCAAGCTGCAAGGACCGCGCGCGTGCCGGCGGCGGGCGCACTCGCCGCCGTCGTGATGACGGTGCTGACGTTGCTGGCCGCCACACCGGCGCACGCCGCACCACCGCAAGCCACGAAGTATCCTGACAAGCCGATCCGCCTGGTGGTGCCCTTTCCGCCGGGCGGCGGCACCGACGTCATCGGGCGGCTGGTGGCCGCCAGGCTGTCGACCGCGCTGGGCGGCACCGTGCTGGTGGAAAACGTGGCGGGCGCCACCGGCACCATCGGCTCAGCCCAGGTGGCGCGCGCCGCGCCGGACGGCTACACGCTGTTGCTCGGCATCTCCGCCACGCATGCCATCGCGCCGGCGATCTTCCCCCGGCTGCCCTACGATCCCGTGCGCGATTTTGTGCCGGTGGGCCGGCTGGCCTACGGCGGCAACGTGCTGGTGGCAGGCCCGGCGTTCACGGGCAAGGACCTGCCGGCGCTGATCGCAGCCGCCAGGCGTCCAGGCGCCGACCTCACCTATGGTTCCTGGGGTCCGGGCTCGGGCGGCCACCTGGCCGGCGAGAGCCTCAACGTCAGCAGTGGCATCCATCTGCGCCACATTCCCTACAAAGGCGTGAGTCCGATGCTGACCGATGTGATGGGCGGCACGCTGCCGGTGGCCATGTCGGACCTGGCCGGCACCTTGCCGTTGATCCGCAGCGGCAAGGTCCGGGCGCTGGCGGTGACCGGCTCGGAGCGCTCGGTGGCGCTGCCCGATGTGCCCACCTTCGCCGAGTCCGGCGTGCCGTTTCGCATCGACAGCTGGTACGCGCTGTTCGCGCCGGCCCGCACGCCGGCTCCCATCCTCGATCGCCTTGAGCGCGCGGTCGACGCCATCATGGCCGAGCCCGCCATGCAGGCGCAGGCCGCCACGCTGGGCATGCGTTTCACCCCGCAGCCGCGCGCTGTCTTTGCCGCCCAGATGCAGGACGACGTCCGCGCCTGGGCCGCCCTTGTCAAGTCGAGCGGCGCCGCCCTCGAATAA
- a CDS encoding acetate--CoA ligase family protein: MPDLDFLLKPRSVAVIGASTQPEKVGGMPIRLLRELGYAGRIFPVHPTASEIQGLPAYATLAAIGQPVDLAIVAVPAVATESVMAQLARNGTRAAIFFTSGFAEVGDEGLAMQVALAESARRHGVVLLGPNCLGVMNLRERMFATFSPIPLTGVPPAGDVGLVSQSGAFGAYAFALAREAGLGLSHWVTTGNEAGLQVADVIEWMAQDKDTRVILAYMEGCRDGARLRQALAAARAAGKPVVITKVGTTEAGARSAQSHTASLAGEDAVYQAVFDEYGVHRAHTIEDFFRLGYTLSRGRRPARWHSPSGLLADAVAPVAIVTVSGGVGIMMADRAEELGMPMPPMPAAAAKALRESIPFASTANPIDVTGQVVAQPAVLLDAMAGVATCGEYGSVVAFLAGGANAPRLWEELQRTIRALHEDKRAAPLLLSGVVDDDKRAWLEAHGCLVFREPAHAIEAVAALARAAAWEAAASVPVAEAAAPVGALLRDVPDDASALSEFDAMRLLADAGVPVAAHGLARDADEAVALAQRIGYPVAVKLCSAQVLHKSDAGGVALNLTDAAAVRKAFAAMQAALARADASLPFEGALVARMVRGWGELMVGVRRDPVFGLVVLAGIGGTAVEIFRQMAFGLAPLSPERARAMLEHSRAAVLFAGHRGNPVLPLAQAADLLVRVSKVAAALGPRLDTLEINPFIIGADGAVAADAVITLLPAGGSRA; encoded by the coding sequence ATGCCCGATCTAGATTTCCTGCTGAAACCGCGTTCGGTCGCGGTCATCGGCGCGTCCACGCAGCCCGAGAAGGTGGGTGGCATGCCGATTCGCCTGCTGCGCGAGCTCGGCTACGCCGGGCGCATTTTTCCCGTGCATCCCACCGCCAGCGAGATCCAGGGCTTGCCCGCCTACGCGACGCTGGCCGCCATTGGCCAGCCCGTCGACCTGGCCATCGTCGCGGTGCCGGCGGTGGCGACGGAATCCGTGATGGCGCAACTGGCGCGAAACGGCACGCGCGCCGCGATCTTCTTCACCTCGGGCTTTGCCGAAGTGGGCGATGAGGGCCTGGCCATGCAAGTGGCGCTGGCCGAGAGCGCGCGCCGCCACGGTGTGGTCCTGCTCGGCCCCAATTGCCTGGGCGTGATGAATCTGCGCGAGCGCATGTTTGCCACGTTCTCGCCGATCCCGCTGACTGGCGTGCCGCCTGCGGGCGACGTGGGGCTGGTCAGCCAGAGCGGCGCGTTCGGCGCCTACGCCTTTGCGCTGGCGCGCGAGGCCGGGCTGGGCCTGAGCCATTGGGTGACCACTGGCAACGAAGCCGGCCTGCAGGTGGCCGATGTGATCGAGTGGATGGCGCAGGACAAAGATACCCGCGTGATCCTGGCGTATATGGAAGGCTGCCGCGATGGCGCGCGCTTGCGCCAGGCGCTGGCCGCCGCGCGTGCCGCCGGCAAGCCCGTGGTGATCACCAAGGTGGGCACCACCGAGGCAGGCGCGCGTTCGGCGCAGTCGCACACGGCCAGCCTGGCAGGAGAAGATGCGGTGTATCAGGCGGTGTTCGATGAGTACGGCGTGCATCGCGCCCATACGATCGAGGACTTCTTCCGCCTTGGCTACACGCTGTCACGCGGGCGCCGGCCGGCGCGCTGGCACAGCCCGAGCGGGTTGCTGGCCGACGCGGTGGCGCCGGTGGCCATCGTCACCGTGTCCGGCGGCGTCGGCATCATGATGGCCGATCGCGCCGAAGAGCTTGGCATGCCCATGCCGCCCATGCCCGCGGCAGCCGCCAAGGCGCTGCGTGAGAGCATCCCCTTTGCCAGCACCGCCAACCCGATTGATGTGACGGGGCAGGTGGTGGCCCAGCCCGCCGTGCTGCTCGACGCGATGGCCGGCGTGGCCACCTGCGGCGAGTACGGCAGCGTGGTGGCCTTCCTCGCCGGTGGCGCCAACGCGCCGCGCTTGTGGGAAGAACTGCAGCGCACCATCCGCGCGCTGCATGAGGACAAGCGCGCCGCGCCGCTGCTGCTTTCCGGCGTGGTCGATGACGACAAGCGGGCGTGGCTGGAAGCGCACGGCTGCCTGGTGTTCCGCGAACCGGCCCACGCCATCGAGGCCGTGGCAGCGCTGGCCCGCGCGGCAGCATGGGAAGCCGCCGCGAGCGTGCCGGTTGCCGAGGCCGCCGCGCCAGTCGGCGCGCTCCTGCGTGATGTGCCGGACGATGCCAGCGCGCTGTCCGAGTTCGACGCCATGCGGCTGCTGGCGGACGCCGGCGTGCCGGTGGCCGCGCACGGACTCGCGCGCGACGCCGATGAAGCCGTGGCGCTGGCGCAGCGCATCGGCTACCCGGTGGCGGTGAAGCTTTGCTCGGCACAGGTGCTGCACAAGAGCGACGCAGGCGGCGTGGCGCTCAACCTGACGGACGCCGCCGCGGTGCGCAAGGCCTTTGCCGCGATGCAGGCGGCGCTGGCCCGGGCCGATGCCAGCCTGCCCTTCGAGGGCGCGCTGGTGGCCCGCATGGTGCGCGGCTGGGGCGAACTGATGGTGGGCGTGCGGCGCGACCCGGTGTTCGGGCTGGTGGTGCTGGCCGGCATCGGCGGCACCGCGGTGGAGATCTTCCGGCAGATGGCCTTTGGCCTGGCGCCGTTGTCGCCCGAGCGCGCCCGCGCCATGCTCGAGCACAGCCGCGCGGCGGTACTGTTTGCCGGCCATCGCGGCAACCCGGTGCTGCCGCTGGCACAGGCTGCCGACTTGCTGGTGCGTGTGTCGAAGGTGGCCGCGGCGCTGGGTCCCCGGCTCGACACGCTGGAGATCAACCCATTCATCATCGGCGCCGATGGCGCAGTGGCGGCGGATGCCGTGATCACCTTGCTGCCGGCGGGCGGATCGAGGGCATGA
- a CDS encoding IclR family transcriptional regulator — MNTPVEQFIAERRKEDPSFGGLLAKGFALLRCFIDESRPLGNGELAERLQMPRATVSRICRTLFELGYLDWDPKLDKYFVGAQVLALGYPYLAGLPVRHVARPLMQALADRIEGAVSMGVAHRLDVTYLQSCTHHEGTAARPGVGAVRSVLSTAMGRAFLCTLSKSEFEQLMQAARHERAEEYAACYDTICHNVAHYPKRGFAINEGDAGSGVHGVGVYSRIVYLNRPLLFNCAIAGSQMRRGMLEKKIAPLLMEMTRTIESMTGLRQ; from the coding sequence ATGAACACGCCGGTCGAACAATTCATAGCCGAGCGCAGGAAAGAGGACCCGTCCTTCGGTGGCTTGCTGGCCAAGGGCTTTGCCTTGCTGCGCTGCTTCATCGACGAGTCCCGTCCGCTTGGCAACGGCGAGCTCGCCGAGCGCCTGCAGATGCCGCGCGCCACGGTGTCGCGCATCTGCCGCACGCTGTTCGAGTTGGGCTACCTGGATTGGGACCCCAAGCTCGACAAGTATTTCGTCGGCGCCCAGGTGCTGGCCCTGGGTTATCCCTACCTGGCCGGGCTGCCGGTGCGTCATGTGGCACGCCCGCTGATGCAGGCGCTGGCGGATCGTATCGAAGGCGCCGTATCGATGGGCGTGGCGCATCGGCTGGACGTGACCTACCTGCAGAGCTGCACGCATCACGAGGGCACGGCGGCGCGCCCCGGCGTGGGCGCGGTGCGCTCGGTGCTGAGCACGGCGATGGGCCGTGCCTTCCTGTGCACGCTTTCCAAGAGCGAGTTCGAGCAACTGATGCAGGCCGCGCGCCACGAGCGCGCCGAGGAGTACGCCGCCTGCTATGACACCATTTGCCACAACGTGGCGCATTACCCCAAGCGTGGCTTTGCCATCAATGAAGGCGACGCCGGCAGCGGCGTGCACGGCGTGGGCGTGTACTCGCGCATCGTCTACCTGAACCGCCCGCTGCTGTTCAACTGCGCGATCGCCGGCTCGCAAATGCGGCGCGGCATGCTGGAGAAGAAGATCGCGCCGCTGCTGATGGAGATGACCCGCACCATCGAATCCATGACGGGCCTGCGGCAATAG
- a CDS encoding TetR/AcrR family transcriptional regulator: protein MPLSSSAASPAKPSKGTSAFPTVATPSILQPPRQRRARETEQALLDAGRELLAQRDFSAVSVAQIASACEVSVGAFYGRFRDKQAFFESLRALVMQETSDSVARYLRVERWEDVPTDVMLEKIMRYVVLGCHANRGVIKASLKHASVRPEEWLPHRESGQDVVERMVALLVPRMPVPPEQAQMRVRFAMQAVFSIVVNAILNDAGPLPLDDERLPGEMTRLVAGYLALPA, encoded by the coding sequence ATGCCCCTCTCGTCCTCTGCCGCGTCCCCCGCCAAGCCGTCCAAGGGGACTTCCGCATTCCCGACAGTAGCAACCCCGTCGATCCTGCAGCCACCGCGCCAGCGCCGCGCGCGCGAGACCGAGCAGGCTCTGCTGGACGCCGGCCGCGAACTGCTGGCGCAGCGGGATTTCTCCGCGGTGTCGGTTGCCCAGATCGCCTCCGCCTGCGAAGTGTCGGTCGGGGCCTTCTACGGCCGCTTCCGCGACAAGCAGGCGTTCTTCGAATCCCTGCGCGCGCTGGTGATGCAGGAAACCAGCGATTCCGTGGCGCGCTACCTGCGCGTGGAACGCTGGGAAGACGTGCCCACCGACGTGATGCTGGAAAAAATCATGCGCTACGTGGTGCTCGGCTGCCACGCCAACCGCGGCGTGATCAAGGCATCGCTCAAGCACGCCTCCGTCCGCCCGGAAGAGTGGCTGCCGCATCGCGAAAGCGGACAAGACGTGGTGGAACGCATGGTGGCGCTGCTGGTGCCGCGCATGCCGGTGCCGCCGGAGCAGGCGCAGATGCGCGTGCGCTTTGCCATGCAAGCCGTGTTCAGCATCGTGGTCAATGCCATCCTCAACGACGCCGGTCCGCTGCCGCTCGACGACGAACGGCTGCCCGGCGAGATGACCCGGCTGGTGGCCGGCTACCTGGCGCTGCCAGCCTGA